One genomic segment of Aquipluma nitroreducens includes these proteins:
- a CDS encoding SusC/RagA family TonB-linked outer membrane protein has product MKNQFKFIILFFCVLLSLSSIAQEIQLKGVVRSNDDHSPLVGASIVKKGTTSGVVTDADGQFNLKLNAGNVLVVSFIGFDSKSFVVHDDSFLEIELGENLNQLNEVVVTALGINKEKKSLGYSVQEIKSETITAVPEANLVNSLSGKIAGVQVTNSQGNLGSSRIIIRGETSISGNNQPLFIVDGVPVDNSQFTTSDASRDFANAISDISSEDIESISVLKGPNAAALYGSRAASGVILIKTKTGKGQKKLGVNVYSKNTFESVLTLPSYQNGYGQGSGGTFSYVDGKGGGVNDGVDESWGPKLDGRLIPQFFSNGVAVPWVAHPNNVRDFFETGHTLSNGVSISGADNKFDFRFSYNNTSQTGTLPNTDLGKNTFGINSSYKILPELVLSTSANYINTDAGNLPGVFGRRATSSMLQFAWFGRQVDVNQLKNYRDANGNLVNWNNSYYSNLFFIANENTVSQRRDRIFGNVNLNYKFLKDFTANFRIGNDYYNDRRKIKIAYGTNGTPYGSYQEIGYTVNERNIEFTLNYNKKITTDFTVDVLGGSNLLSKYYEENNQSAPKLAVRDVYTLANSRDPLVSSSYYSKQKKNSVFASGQANFRDYAFLNLTARNDWSSTLPEGNNSYFYPSVNASVLVSKFLNIESSQLSFLKIRGGWSKVGKDSNPYQLIDTYPFNAPFGSNPQLTVTNASLNANLKPETTTSSEIGAEIGLFNNNVRVDLSYYNTNSYDQILNVDVSPSTGYVSKLLNAGKINNQGFEVQLSFSPVKISNGLTWDVVANFSTNKSEVLELDKEGLLTAYRIAQSGSLSVLAAIGQPYGSLFGTAYKRNDKGEILVKANGAPDTDPNNKYFGSFQPDWIAGITNTFTYKNFSLSFLIDAKIGGSIYNGTQSTGTYTGVLAETLRGRDEENGGLAYYYPNNVKTQLPVQLASHTTAAPNSEVVYHDGVIFDGVKADGTQNTTILPAQSYWKTFRTINESSVFDASFVKFREISLGYNLPSKWIKAIGLQSANVALLGRDLWIIHKNAPHIDPETALNTGNGQGLESLQLPSTRSYGFSLNLNF; this is encoded by the coding sequence ATGAAAAATCAATTTAAATTTATTATTCTTTTTTTCTGTGTGCTGCTGTCGCTTAGCAGTATTGCCCAGGAAATACAGCTCAAAGGAGTTGTGCGTTCCAATGATGATCACTCTCCTCTGGTTGGAGCAAGTATTGTCAAGAAGGGAACAACTTCAGGAGTGGTAACTGATGCCGATGGTCAGTTCAATTTGAAGTTGAATGCAGGGAATGTCCTTGTAGTTTCATTTATTGGCTTTGACTCCAAATCATTTGTTGTTCATGATGATTCGTTTTTAGAAATCGAATTGGGAGAGAACCTCAACCAGTTAAACGAAGTTGTTGTAACTGCGCTCGGAATCAACAAAGAAAAAAAGTCGCTGGGATATTCAGTTCAGGAGATTAAATCTGAAACAATTACAGCAGTGCCCGAAGCGAACCTGGTTAATTCACTTTCAGGCAAAATTGCCGGAGTGCAGGTTACCAACAGCCAGGGGAACCTTGGATCATCGAGAATTATTATTCGTGGCGAAACTTCAATCTCAGGCAATAACCAACCACTTTTTATTGTGGATGGCGTTCCGGTCGACAATTCCCAATTCACCACATCTGATGCCTCACGCGATTTTGCCAATGCGATCTCTGATATCAGTAGTGAAGACATTGAAAGTATTAGCGTATTGAAAGGGCCGAATGCAGCTGCGCTTTATGGTTCAAGGGCTGCCAGCGGTGTTATCCTGATCAAAACCAAAACCGGTAAAGGTCAAAAGAAGTTGGGCGTGAATGTCTATTCAAAAAACACGTTCGAAAGTGTTTTAACCCTTCCAAGCTATCAAAACGGTTACGGACAAGGTTCTGGTGGAACTTTTTCGTATGTTGATGGAAAAGGCGGTGGTGTAAATGACGGCGTTGACGAAAGTTGGGGCCCGAAACTTGATGGCCGACTGATTCCTCAATTCTTTTCGAACGGTGTTGCAGTGCCATGGGTTGCCCATCCAAATAATGTGCGCGACTTCTTTGAAACCGGTCACACACTTAGTAACGGAGTTTCGATTTCCGGAGCTGATAACAAATTTGATTTCCGCTTCTCGTATAACAATACCAGCCAAACCGGAACTTTACCGAACACCGATTTGGGAAAAAACACTTTCGGGATCAACAGCAGTTATAAAATTTTACCTGAGCTGGTACTGAGTACCAGCGCCAATTACATCAACACCGACGCAGGTAATTTACCCGGTGTTTTTGGACGAAGGGCTACAAGTTCAATGCTTCAGTTTGCTTGGTTTGGCCGTCAGGTCGACGTTAACCAACTGAAAAATTACCGGGATGCCAATGGTAATTTGGTGAACTGGAACAATAGCTATTACAGCAATCTCTTTTTCATTGCCAATGAGAATACGGTTTCGCAACGCCGTGACCGAATCTTTGGAAATGTAAATCTGAATTACAAGTTCCTGAAAGATTTCACGGCAAACTTCCGTATCGGAAACGATTATTACAACGACCGTCGTAAAATTAAAATCGCTTACGGAACGAATGGTACGCCTTACGGATCTTATCAGGAAATTGGATATACCGTGAACGAACGGAATATTGAGTTTACACTGAATTACAATAAAAAAATAACTACTGACTTTACAGTCGATGTTCTTGGTGGCAGCAACCTTTTGTCGAAATACTATGAGGAAAATAATCAGAGTGCGCCAAAGCTTGCAGTGAGAGATGTTTATACGCTGGCCAATTCGCGCGATCCTCTTGTCTCATCAAGCTATTACAGCAAACAAAAGAAAAACAGTGTTTTTGCATCAGGGCAAGCCAATTTCAGAGACTATGCGTTCTTAAACTTAACCGCACGCAACGACTGGTCATCAACTTTACCCGAAGGCAACAACTCCTATTTTTATCCTTCAGTCAATGCCAGTGTGTTGGTTTCAAAATTTCTCAACATCGAAAGCAGTCAGCTTTCATTCCTGAAAATCAGAGGTGGCTGGTCGAAGGTGGGGAAAGATTCGAATCCTTACCAGCTTATCGACACTTATCCGTTTAATGCGCCTTTCGGCAGCAATCCGCAGTTGACAGTTACAAACGCATCGCTGAATGCCAATTTGAAACCTGAAACCACAACTTCATCAGAAATTGGAGCTGAAATTGGGTTGTTCAATAACAATGTCCGTGTAGATTTGAGCTATTACAACACCAATAGTTACGATCAGATATTGAATGTTGATGTCAGCCCGTCAACCGGATATGTTTCAAAATTATTAAACGCCGGAAAAATCAACAACCAGGGGTTCGAAGTTCAGTTAAGCTTCTCGCCGGTAAAGATTTCAAACGGGTTGACATGGGATGTGGTGGCTAACTTCTCGACCAACAAAAGTGAAGTTCTTGAACTCGACAAAGAAGGATTGCTTACAGCCTATAGAATTGCACAATCGGGTAGCCTTTCAGTTCTGGCCGCCATTGGCCAACCTTACGGATCGTTGTTCGGAACCGCTTACAAACGGAATGACAAAGGCGAAATTCTGGTCAAAGCAAATGGCGCCCCTGACACTGATCCAAACAACAAATACTTTGGTTCTTTTCAGCCCGATTGGATTGCAGGGATTACGAATACTTTCACGTATAAAAACTTCAGCCTGAGTTTTCTGATTGATGCTAAAATTGGTGGTTCAATCTATAACGGAACACAATCTACCGGTACTTATACCGGCGTCTTAGCCGAAACTTTACGCGGAAGAGATGAAGAAAATGGTGGTTTAGCTTATTATTATCCAAACAATGTAAAAACTCAACTTCCGGTTCAGCTTGCCTCACACACAACGGCAGCTCCAAATAGCGAAGTTGTTTACCACGACGGGGTTATTTTTGATGGCGTAAAAGCTGACGGAACCCAAAATACTACAATCCTTCCGGCCCAGTCGTACTGGAAAACTTTCAGGACGATTAATGAGTCGAGTGTTTTTGACGCATCGTTTGTGAAATTCCGGGAAATAAGCCTGGGTTACAACCTGCCTTCAAAATGGATAAAAGCCATTGGATTACAGTCGGCAAATGTAGCTTTGCTTGGCCGCGATCTTTGGATTATTCACAAGAATGCACCGCACATCGATCCCGAAACGGCGCTGAATACAGGAAATGGACAGGGCTTGGAAAGCCTTCAATTGCCATCGACCCGAAGCTATGGGTTTAGTTTGAACCTCAATTTCTAA
- a CDS encoding SusD/RagB family nutrient-binding outer membrane lipoprotein, producing the protein MKIKNIFLALLATAALTSCVQDLLDTNKNPNEAQIAQPDYLLTNAIKSSVDTYWGTTNNLDGTLLFAQHVAKIQYTEIDRYIASNTTFESPWKSFYSQGLRDLAEIIKIGETENQPNYKAVATIFRSWVFLLLTDAYGDIPYSQAININEYITPAYDAQKDVYHGLLNDLKTAVALIDPTKKAISGDVIYSGNLTKWKKFANSLRYRIALRIADKEPEVAKQAIAEIPVADLIGDGETAQLVYLTSPNQNPIALFFETRDDYRVSKSIVETLKSLNDPRLPVFANKTETATPEIYIGVPNGLTTSAASALGFSKTSKIGTYFTSPQTPGVILSTAEVLFGRAEAAARGFTTENAETLYNQAIKASLKQFGITSDDVVNAYLAQPSVKYNSANYKQSIGVQKWIALFGQGLEAFAEWRRLDYPQLPPAVAGTLDGKIPVRYIYPGSEQSLNLKNYKAAVARQGADALTIKLWFDVN; encoded by the coding sequence ATGAAAATCAAAAATATTTTTTTAGCTCTTCTTGCCACCGCAGCACTGACTTCGTGTGTACAAGATCTTCTGGATACCAATAAAAATCCGAACGAAGCACAGATAGCGCAACCCGATTATCTGCTGACTAATGCAATCAAATCGAGCGTTGACACTTATTGGGGAACAACGAATAACCTCGATGGCACGCTTCTTTTCGCCCAGCATGTTGCCAAAATTCAGTACACCGAAATTGACCGGTATATTGCATCGAACACCACTTTCGAGAGTCCGTGGAAGAGTTTCTATTCTCAGGGATTGAGGGATTTGGCTGAAATTATTAAGATTGGCGAAACCGAAAACCAGCCCAATTACAAAGCAGTTGCAACCATCTTTCGCTCATGGGTATTTTTGCTTTTGACCGACGCCTACGGAGATATTCCATACAGCCAGGCAATCAATATCAACGAATACATCACGCCTGCCTACGACGCACAGAAAGATGTTTATCACGGGTTACTGAACGATCTGAAAACCGCTGTTGCGTTGATCGATCCAACAAAAAAAGCAATTAGCGGCGATGTCATTTATTCAGGAAACCTAACCAAATGGAAGAAGTTTGCCAACTCGCTCCGCTATCGCATTGCCTTGCGGATTGCTGACAAGGAACCTGAAGTAGCGAAACAAGCCATTGCCGAAATTCCGGTGGCCGATCTGATTGGTGACGGAGAAACAGCCCAATTGGTTTATTTGACCTCTCCAAACCAGAATCCGATTGCTCTGTTTTTCGAAACCCGCGACGATTACCGGGTAAGTAAAAGCATTGTTGAAACATTAAAAAGCCTGAACGATCCGAGGTTGCCAGTGTTCGCCAATAAAACAGAAACTGCCACTCCTGAAATTTACATTGGTGTTCCCAACGGTTTAACCACCAGTGCTGCAAGCGCCTTGGGATTTTCTAAAACTTCGAAAATCGGAACATATTTTACCAGTCCTCAAACGCCGGGAGTTATTTTAAGTACTGCTGAAGTATTGTTCGGACGGGCAGAAGCCGCTGCAAGAGGTTTTACTACTGAAAATGCCGAAACATTGTATAATCAGGCCATTAAAGCTTCGTTGAAACAGTTCGGAATTACGAGCGATGATGTGGTAAATGCCTATCTGGCGCAACCATCAGTAAAATACAACAGTGCAAATTACAAGCAATCGATTGGTGTGCAAAAATGGATTGCTCTGTTTGGTCAGGGGCTGGAAGCTTTTGCTGAATGGCGCCGTCTGGATTATCCGCAATTGCCGCCTGCGGTTGCCGGAACACTCGATGGTAAAATCCCGGTGCGGTATATCTATCCCGGAAGCGAGCAATCGCTGAATCTTAAAAATTATAAAGCAGCGGTTGCACGTCAGGGTGCCGACGCACTAACCATTAAACTTTGGTTTGACGTGAACTAA